From a region of the Oryza sativa Japonica Group chromosome 6, ASM3414082v1 genome:
- the LOC4342010 gene encoding beta-1,2-xylosyltransferase XYXT1-like, with the protein MKAAVRSKKSKGSFCHPPLLLLIVAIQFLVIYSPTLDQYMVMLTTGKPGFPSMLIDGRRSFKQVDEFIPEPHLRCDFRDNRSDVCEMEGAIRILGRTSEVFLVAPSLASISGGGGGVNATGVDANATRWKIQPYTRKGESRVMPGITEVTVRLVTADEAPPCDEWHDVPAIVYSNGGYCGNYYHDFNDNIIPLFITSRHLAGEVQLLVTQKQRWWFGKYREIVEGLTKYEPVDLDAEQRVRCYRRATVGLHSHKDLSIDPRRAPNNYSMVDFKRFLMWRYALPREHAIRMEEEDKSKKPRLLVINRRSRRRFVNLDEIVAAAEGVGFEVAAAELDAHIPAAASAVNSYDAMVAVHGSGLTNLVFLPMNAVVIQVVPLGRMEGLAMDEYGVPPRDMNMRYLQYNITAEESTLSEVYPRAHPVFLDPLPIHKQSWSLVKDIYLGQQDVRLDVRRFRPVLLKALHLLR; encoded by the exons GCAAGCCTGGTTTCCCATCAATGTTGATTGATGGTAGGAGGAGCTTCAAACAAGTAG ATGAGTTCATCCCGGAGCCTCACCTGCGATGCGACTTCAGAGACAATAGATCCGACGTGTGCGAGATGGAGGGCGCCATCCGCATCCTCGGCCGCACGTCGGAGGTGTTCCTGGTGGCGCCGAGCCTCGcctccatctccggcggcggcggcggcgtgaacgCGACGGGCGTGGACGCGAACGCGACGAGGTGGAAGATCCAGCCGTACACCCGCAAGGGCGAGTCCCGCGTGATGCCCGGCATCACGGAGGTGACGGTGCGGCTGGTGACCGCCGACGAGGCGCCGCCGTGCGACGAGTGGCACGACGTCCCGGCGATCGTGTACTCCAACGGCGGCTACTGCGGCAACTACTACCACGACTTCAACGACAACATCATCCCGCTGTTCATCACGTcgcgccacctcgccggcgaggtccAGCTGCTGGTGACGCAGAAGCAGCGGTGGTGGTTCGGCAAGTACAGGGAGATCGTGGAGGGCCTGACCAAGTACGAGCCCGTCGACCTCGACGCCGAGCAGCGCGTCCGCTGCTaccgccgcgccaccgtcggGCTCCACAGCCACAAGGACCTCAGCATCGACCCGCGGCGAGCTCCGAACAACTACTCCATGGTGGACTTCAAGCGGTTCTTGATGTGGCGGTACGCGCTGCCGCGGGAGCACGCGATccggatggaggaggaggacaagAGCAAGAAGCCGCGGCTGCTGGTGATCAACcggcgctcccgccgccggttcgTGAACCTGGACGAgatcgtggcggcggcggagggggtcgggttcgaggtggcggcggcggagctggacGCCCAcatcccggcggcggcgtcggcggtgaaCTCGTACGACGCGATGGTGGCGGTGCACGGGTCGGGGCTGACCAACCTGGTGTTCCTCCCCATGAACGCGGTGGTGATCCAGGTGGTGCCGCTGGGGAGGATGGAGGGGCTCGCCATGGACGAGTACGGCGTGCCGCCGCGCGACATGAACATGAGGTACCTGCAGTACAACATCACGGCGGAGGAGAGCACGCTGTCGGAGGTGTACCCGCGGGCGCACCCGGTGTTCCTCGACCCGCTCCCCATCCACAAGCAGAGCTGGTCGCTCGTCAAGGACATCTACCTCGGGCAGCAGGACGTCCGCCTCGACGTCCGCCGCTTCCGCCCCGTCCTCCTCAaggccctccacctcctccggtgA